GGACCATAGTCAGGCCTGAGCGAGGGGGCGTTGGGCAGCAGCTCGGAGGAACAGTCAGAACGCACCCAAAGAGGAGGAGGCACACCTGCTGAGGGCCAAGGGTGGCTTGGCACGGACACCAGGTTGACGGCTGGTTAAGGGCTGGGCAAGTCTTTCCCAGCATTATAGGAGAAAAAGGCCTGTGGCTCTTATTAGCtgattaaaaattcatttccctgctcctccctccctgccacacaTCTCAGAAAATCTAGACTCTCTCCCAGGCCTTCACTTCCTCCCCCAGATACAACTTGGTGAGCCCCGGGGATGTCACCCAGCCAGACTGAGCCATGAGACAAGACAGCACCCACCATGCTGTCTCGTCTCTGTGCTGGGCGCACGTCGGCTGGTGGGGCAGTTGACCGTCTGATGCTCATCTGATGCTGTTGGAGGGGGTCTACTCCATCTCCCATCcgttcctttccttcccttctgccaCTCCGTGCCTGTGTGTGGCAGATGGACGCATACGGGGGTCACACCCCGTTCTCTGTCACCACCGAAAAACGCTGCACTTTTATAATGGGCTGGCTTGGGACGGAGCGTTGGGGAGGCTGCGGGGAGCAGGGCGAGCCTCCCAGCAATTGCTCTGTTGCTTCCCAGGGCCTCGTGTCGAGCCGGCACCGTCTCATCATGTGTCAGCTGGCCGTCCAGAACTCCGATTGGATCAGGTAGGGCTGGCCTGTTgatgctggaggtgggggtggcccTGGGACTCCCTGGAGATGCGTGGAGAAGAGGAAGAGTCCTCACGGCAATTTGGACCCCATGGGGTTGGGGAGGCGGTGGGGGGGCAGATATTAACCCCATGCAGGTGATAATTATGTGAACATTCCAGGGGGGTCCAActgatgactttattttttaaccaaGCCACGAGGCCCATGAAACTGAGAGGGAGCTTTCGTGTTTCATCTGCCTTGTCCCCTTTGGATCCAGGAGTCTGCTCAGAGCCCCCAAAAGCATCACTGGGTTTGGGGTGAGGCAGGGCCAGAAAATCCAAAATGCCTCTCCAATTCTATACCCACTTGCTTCCAGGAGCTCTCACGACCTTTCAGGGAATGTCCCCGGCCTTGGCTCTTTCCCATTCCTGAACTCAGGCtcccctgggctctgggctgaCGGTGGGCCAGGGGTGCGGGTGGTGTGCACTCACTCACTGCCTCTCCATCCGACGCGCCCCGCGCAGTCCCCTCGCAGTCCCCTCGCTAAGACAGCAGACGCTGTTATCCGCTGAGCTTGCGCTGTAATTAAAGCAGGCTTCCACTAATTATGCTAATTATGCTCCCCAAAGCTCCTGCAGTTATAATTTGCATGAGAAgatggtgttttttaaaaaagtaatggcACACCATTTGTCCTGGCATCTCCCTaccatggaagaaaaaaaaatcacctagaagTTTCCATGAAAGGAGGGAAATGAAGGGGCTCAGAGCGAGGGCTCAGAGCTATcagagagggaaggggtgggCGGAAATGAGAGTAGTGGAGGAAGGCGACGGTAATAATTAAATCTTGATCCTTGCCATTTGCGTGCAGTGGTTTGTGTGAGCAGCACGTGCCCTGTGCGGACTTTCTCATCCCCGCCTGCGAGAGCGGTTAGGTGGAGAGACAGCTCAGGAGAGATCAAGGACCTTGAACGTGAACAGCACATCCGTGGTCGAGTCAGGGTGGAGATGAAGCTTCTCAACCCCGTACCTCGTGATCTCCTGGGGAAAGTGGGGCCCAGTGGGGAAAATACTGGGCAGGAAGCTGTTCCTGCTTGTGTGTGATTAGAATATTCTGAAACAAtccctcattcattcaacaaatatctactgagcacttactgccTGTCCCACACTGCTCCAGGCACTGGGAAAATTAGAATTCCGAGAACTGAGGTCACTAAGAAGGTTTGGAGCTAGCTCTGGAGATGAGGGCTGGGTGTGCAGGGCCCCTGGACACAGGGGAGTCTGTTTAGCCAGGTCAGGCGTCTGCCTATCTCAGGGGGGAGGGTGATCAGAGATCTGGGGGGAGCCAGGCTCAGGGAAACTGGTTCTCTAAGGGTTTTCATTTCGTGAGACCTCATCTTCGGTGTGCTTAGGTGCGCTGCAtggtgggaggtgggcagggaatGCTCAACTGCTAAGAACATGTTTGAGAAACATCCCAGTTTAGCAGCTCATTAAGTTGGCGATTAAACCCGAGTGCTGCATCCGTCTGGGGCTGGGTCCCCGCTCACTTCGTGTCCTTTGTACGGCGGGGCGGGGGTGCAGCCTGCTGAGCCGTGCCTTCCGGTCCAGGCGCCACGCccacctccatgcccatagagcaCCTCCCTGCACAGGGAGGCAGCCACAGGCAGGGTCCCCATTTGAGGTAACTGCAGTCACCACTTGATGAGGGCCTGGCTCACTTAATCCTTTTTGCAATCCTATAAGGTCCAGAGGAGAATTCCCATTCTGCAGCTAAGAATGAGAGTACGACATATACTAGGCACTTTGCATATGAAACTCATGGAACCCTTCTAATAGCCCCACAAGAGAGGTATTattgttgttcccattttacagatggggaaagtgaGCACCAAGCATCATATAACTTTCCCAGAGCCCCACAGTTCTGGTGCTGGTATTAAACCTGGCCAGACCAGCGCCAGCATCTGCTCATGGAAGCCGGTGTCATActcctctcattttacagaagggaaTCGGAGGCTCAGGAAGGTGTTCCAAGCCCATGTTTTATCTGATTTGAGATCTAAGTACACAGCACGACTAGGTCTGCGAGCTTTCTGAGCTATGTGTTTGGAAGGAACCAATAAGGAAAGAGTGTGAGAATGGAAACCAAGGGGGACGTCTTTCTGATTGTTAGGGTGGACCCGTGGGAGTGCTATCAGGACACCTGGCAGACAACCTGCAGCGTACTCGAGCACCATCGGGACCTCATGAAGgtgagctgggctgggctcaggGCTGGGTGGACCACAGAAGCCGGGCCGGCTGCGGGAAGGATGCTGCTGGCCCATGGTCTCCTGCTTCTCAGCCAGCGGTGGGGGAGACCAGGGTCCGAGCAACACCAGCTACTGCTCCCTGCCTCGTCCCCACCCTGGATACGACTTAGGGCAGTTTTCATCTTCTGGCAGCAAGTTCAAGGTAGGATTAAGGAGACCACAGTTGGAAAACTTCAGAAAGTGAGGCGAGAAGGAGGAGTGGGCAAAGAAAGTCAAGCGGAGAGAGGCGCTCTGGGAGCAAGTACCAGCAGCCAGGTCCTCCTGCCGCACCTCTCGGGGACCCGTGGGTCCTCTTACTCCAGGACAGGATGCTGTGACTGTGGGCCCTCACACCCGCCAGGCATCGTACCATCATGCACACGCATTCCTCCTACAAGGGTCCACGGGTAGACAGTGTTCTGACCTTTGCTTTATTTGTGGGTAAAACGAAACACAGAGAGGTGAACCAGGGTATCTGAGGCTTCGGCCAGGCACAGTGACTGAGGAGCTGGTTGTTAGTTAAGCGCAGCTTCTGTACCGGCCAGCAGCACCGGCCAGAGTGTGCAGAAAGCACCCCTGGCAGGTCAGCACCAGCCCGGGACTCTCACAGTGATGGGATGAAAAGCGGTGCCATCGACAGCAAGAAGTCCGCCCCGCCAAGACAAGACGCGGTCCATCCCGCTCCCCTGCCCTGACGCggggccctgcccagccctcaaCAGCAGTCAGGAGGGCGTCGTCCTGACACAGGGCGCCTCGGTCGCATCTGCGTTTGCCGTCAGGGGGCCTGTCACAATCTTCTCCTTGGGTGGCTGTCAGCAGCCCAGTGACCCCACACGCCACCAGCTGTGCACAGTGCTTTGCTTTAACAGATGGGGGACTCGGAGGATCCAGACCATCCAGGGAGTCAAAGAGCAAGAGCGGTAGGAAGGACTTGCTGGCTATGGCTTCATCTCTTAAGATCCACACCCATGGAATTGAAGAAAACTTGGCTCCTGTCTTTCTGTTCTCAGAACCCTTCACACACATCCAGAGTCTTTCCTGGTGCCCCTGAAAGGGCTGTGACCTAGGGTGGCATTGACTTGCTCCTCTGGGCTGGTCTCAACAACAGGAGTCATCAGAGACGTCCCGTCTTATCCGCTCAGGATGTGTCCATCAGGATAGGCTAGATATGCGAACATCcttcaaatctcagtggcttcacACACGTTTATTTCTCACGCTATGTGTCAGCTGGGGGTGCTGCTGGGGGCGCTGCTGGGGGCCTGTGCTCCTCCTGTTCATCCAGAAGCCTCCAGGCCCACGATGGGAGGGAGGAATCGGGGCACTGCAGGGGTGCCTGGGCCCTGGGTGTACCAGCCAGAAAACCTCACTACTGTTTTGATGTCTAAATGTCTGGGCTTCCTGAACCTCCCTCTGTTACTCGTGCCCAGAGGCATGAGTCTGGGCCAGGGGTGCCTGGCCAGGAGCCCCTGCTGTTGCAGTGATAGTCTCGGGCCAGCAGAGAAGGTCAGTCATGACGGCCCCCTGCCTTGGGGCGGGAGCTGGGAGCCGCTTGTAACGCCCAGTCTCCCAGTCCCAGCATCAGGCCAGTGTTTCCGGCATGACGAGGAGACCTGTCGGAGAGACAGACACAGGGCGTAATGAGCGATGCAAGGCTGCGAGGACAGGGGAGCCCGTGGAGGGCAGGCGGGGCACGTGGCCAGCATTTTCTTCTCCGGCGTAGAAGTCAAATGGGATCAGCGATGCGCGCAGCTGGAGGAAGGAATTCCTCAGCTACCTGACCAGTTATTTGATGAGAAAGTGGCGTTTTCTCTTCTGGAGGTGAAGTAATAATAAGAAGGAGGCAGGCTGTCCCTTCCGCTCCACCAGCTGCTGCCGGGCAGAGAAGCCCGTGAAGCAGGCTGAGAAGCCCCATGGCCCCCGACCTCAGCTGGCTTCCAGATGTGGCTGGATGCTGTCATGACCGTCTCCTGTCAGGAACCTGTCAGAGGTGACAGGTCACCCCGCTAGACAAATGCCTGCCCTTCCAGGGCTCGGAAGGACTCATGTGCTGATCTGCCGGCAGGGTGGTGTGTGGAAGGTGCCTTTGGAGGGTGACCCCGGCCCTGGGACTTGGGGGGTCCTCCGGCAGCGGGACTCGGTCATGCAGAAAGGGTGGTGGACCAGGGATGGGGGAGGCTGCCTGTCAGGGACGGGACCTTGAATGAGCAGCAGCCCTGTGAAAACTGATCCTTTGTTTCCCTGTTGCCCAATAGCTGCTGCCCCACTCACCGCGGGCAAGGGGGGGTCAGCTGTGAAGAATGCTGCGCTGTCAGCTCTGTGTTTGCCGTGGCACTGGGGAGAAGCAGCCAGCCAGATAACACAGGACAATGGATAATGCACAGAGAATTTCCGCTTGGCTCTGGAATGTGTATTCACACTGTGAGCAGGCGCAAGAGGGCCCCGAGCCCCACCCCCCTTCCTGCAGCGCAGACACATCCTGCTCTGCCTGGCACGGCTCCCCGGCCGGGCCTGCCATTGGCATCTCTGGCTTGGAGAGGCGGCAGGTGGTGATAGCGCTGGGTGTTTGCACGACCTTTCCCAAGCTTGCGCGGCCCTTTTGCAGACATGACCTCGTTTGAGCCACACAaagcaggcaggcagggcaggtACGCGTGTTCCACAGAAGGTCACAACATCCAGGTGGGGTACAAAGTTCCTGCCACGTGCCAGACGCTCTAAAGGCGCTTCGCGTCTGCTCGCTCGTGCCATCCTGCCACAACCCAGAACGGCAGCTCTGTTTCCTCTCTGTGTTACGCTCTTGAATTGAAGTTCATGAGCAGTTTAGTAAATAGCTAAGGTCATGCAGCCTGAAGAGGGCGGGGCTCAcccttgaacccaggtctgtgcgGTAACACATCCCGTGCTGCTCCCACTGAGCTGTCTTgcctcctgccagccttgtggtcCCAGGGTGTGGCCAGGTCTAGAATTCACCCCCAGTCCTCTTTCTGGGACACCTCACCATCGTGGCCAAGCAGATGAGTATTTGGAGATACCTGGGAAATGCTTCCGTAAGTCATTCAGCTGACGACACTGACtctgcccttcctccttccccagcgGGTAACTGGCTGCATCCTCTCCAACGTCAACACACCCTCCATGACGCCCGTGACCGGACAGCCCCAGAACGAGACCACCCAGCCCGTTTATCAGAACAGCAATGTGCCCACCAAGCCCACCGCAGGTAGGGGAGCACGGGCGCAGAGCTGCGGTTCTCTAACTTCAGGATCTCCTGGAGGGCCTGCGGAAGCCCGGATGGCCAAGCAGCGCCCCAGAATTTGATTCCGAAGGtctgggagaaggaggagaatttGCACTTTTAAAAAGGCAATGCTGATGCTCTGGTCCAGGGACCATACTTAGAGAACTCTTAATACAGAACATCAGCAAGAAGCAGTCACAaagagagacagggacagaggcagagagacaggggtgcattttaatataaatatgattGCTTTACTTGGGAGTTAAAGATACAAAAAGGAGTGCTTTTCTCTGGCTCGTCCAAGGAGGGCGAGGAtctcgcccaaggtcacatggtcaAGAAGTAGCAGGGCCAGGAGTCAAACCCCAGCGGTCTGCACCCTGAGTCCCACACTCTTAGCCATCCCTTCCGCGACAAAGAGCAAGGGCCCCCGCCGACATTTACTCAGCACTTTAGTGCGATATGTTTGCCCGGGGCTCGGTGCTTTACAGGGGGGCTCAGTGCCTTGCACGGGTTTTCGTTTAATGCAGTAATTCTGTGATACAGATAGTGTGTTCCCATTACAAAGAGAAAGCCGAGCTTCAGAGAAGGTAAgcgatttgcctaaggtcacccaGCTCAGAAGTAAAAGAGCCAGAATTCATACGCAGGACTGTGTGATTCTAAGGTCCATGTGCTTCCTAATATTGTCTTCCAGGCCAATTGCAAGAGACAGGTCCTGATGTTAACTTTTCAAGCTAGAGACCATAAGCCAGTTAGTTATCGGTCTGCTAGAAATAGGGAAAGTCACAAGGAAGAGCCAGAATTCCATAGTTTGCGTACAGCCACCTGTGGGGAGCTCAGAAACATTTTCCAGATTGGAGCCCAAAGAGATCACTGAAACACCAGATCCCTCTCAGCCAAAGTAGGCTATCTGATTAAAAGACCGTCCGCATAAGAAGGAAAGCCTTCACCCAGCAGAAATTATTCCAAGCAAGTTCTTTGCCGCTGGCCCGGTCTCCGCGGATTTGAGTGTAATTGTTTAGCGTTGGGAGTGGCCGAGGACACGCTCACGATGTTAAAAAACGAAAAATGCTAACAGCGCACGtgtcctttattttttatatttttcttcaagttttattgagatacagttgacatattgcactgtgtaagtttaaggtgtagagcataatgattTCCCTTACATACATCAAGAAATGATGGCCATAGTTCGCATCCATCCTCTCATACAGGTgcaaaatcaaagaaagaaaaaagtgtgtTCCATGTGCCCTTTAAATGCAGAAGATGCTCCAGTGCACGTTACAGACATATCTGCGAAACACACATAAGAAAAGTGGGAGAGAATAGGCAATATGCAGGTACCTCAGTGGTGGCTTTCTCTAGCAGTGGAATTGCGGAtgcttttaattttcctttttatatatattcgtctcttatattttccaacttttcAACGGTGTAATAAACATGGCCAGAAAGTAGATTCCTGTCTAGGGCTCAAGATGCCTTGGGCTGTGAATGAGAAGAGGCAATTCTGGCTGTCatgtttctgttctttctctccaCCCTCCTTCTGCCTCCCACGACCAGGCCCCACCCCTCCGGAGCAGCCCCTTTGTTCACagtggccccagccccaggctgacATGAGTGTGAATTGTGAGTGgttctctccctctgtccctgtGTGTCTTGCTCTCTCCCACAGCCAAGATCTTGGGAAAGGTGGGGCAAAGCCTGAGCCGGATCTGCTGTGTCCGCCCGCCCGTGGAGCGCTTCACCTTTGTGGGTAAGGGGGCAAGGACCTTCTTTACCCATCCcgcctcttctctttccctcctcccttcactgTTCAGCAGACACGCCTGGCACCTGCTGTGGGTTTGGACATTTATAGAGCAGTGAGTGGGAGAGCAGAGGATGTCACCAGGCCCACGGGGCCAAGTTGTTATGGGGGCCCAGAGGGATGATCCCCCTGGCGTGGACCCCCTGGAGACCTCCCGTGCCATCAGCCCCTCCTCGGGCTGTGCTCCGTGCTCCCCTCAGCCCCCCACAGAGTGTGTGCGCACGCCTGAGAGCTCCCAGGGGCCCGGAATCCTCCCACCTCTGGCACTGTCAGTGCTCCTGCTGAGGGGCTAAGAACACATCGGCCCTTTCCTTaattctctcttgtttttttgGCTGCTCCCCTAAGGATGAGAATATCTGATTTGGGGGATCTTTCTCCCACAAACCCAAAATTCGCCTGTGCAGGAGAGCTGGTCAAGCCCTCATTCCTTTGACTGTTTGGGGCTGATTCCTGAGATTTCCAATTTCAGACACCTTGGAAAGGTACTAAgaggggtggtggaggaggaagggagccaGGGGGCCAAGCCAGCATCCCCGCGGTGCCGTGCACACTCAAGGCACACAGCAAAGCCTTTAGCGTCTTCCCCGAGCTCTGCATTCTGCCCCGTGGAAAAGCCCAGCGTGCTCAGTTCGGCTTGTTCTTTGAACCAGGTAACCCCGAACAAGAGAGGGCCACCTTCTTGTGACCTGGAAAGCTGTCTCCCTGGGTCTTGAGGATGCTGCTCTTGTGGCCAGCCTCCTCCAATACAGAAAGACACAGAAGGCGCCCAGCATGAGCGTGTGTGTGTCCCTGGTTGGCTCCCCAGCCAGGCTGTCTCATTCTGAAAGTCCCAGAAAAGTGAATCCTGCCCCTAGAGCCCAAGGAGATGCTCCCTGTCCATTGTAGGCTGGACCCTGCTCTGCATTCATTCAAATGTTCCtactcccacccaccccaccacccaTCCCATCCTGAGTTTTCTCTCTGAGAAGACTCTCGGGCAGAATGCCCATCAGGTACCAGGAGGTTCGTTCCCTGATATTCCTGcgtttcttctttcctccctagATGAGAACGCCAACCTGGGCACGGTGATGCGATACGAGGAGATTGGTGAGTGGGGCTGGGAAGGTGGGCTCCTTTGGAGCCACCTGCTTCCTCCACAGACATAGTCGGGGGGGAGAGGCTTGAAAACCCTGGGTGGGGGTTGTCGCAGGGTCTTAGCAAAGCTCTTCAAAGGATGAGTGGCTGTTCCCAAGCTAAGGTCACATTTGTAGTTATCTCCCCTTTAACATCACCTCCCTGGATCCAGGCAGGCtcccaggggcagggctgggtcagTTGGCAAGTTTCCCTTTGGAGCCTCTTCTCCCTCACCCGAAAGACAGGAAAGTTGAGTTTAGTGCCGGCCAGAGAGACTCTTCTTTTGTCCAGACACTGTGCCTGAGGCagaagggccccccccccccgccttcctCACCAGAGGGCTGGTTCCAGGGCAGCCTGGGCTGGAGACTAACACCTGGACCGTGTGTGTGAGGGCCGTGAAGGCTGGGGCCAGAGCAGGAGGAGGCGGATTACCCGGAGCTGTCAGGACGGGAAGGAGCTGACCCCCATGGAAGACAGAGGCAAACCAGGAAACAGatctttccaaggttccagagtAGGTTAGAGACACCAGTGTCTgaagctggggaaagggcagacAGACAAGACTGGAGCTGGAGCTGATGCAGGTAGCCGTTGACAAGGGGGGTCAGTGACAACGGGAATGCTTGCATTTCTTCGATGAGGGGCAGCCTGAGGTCCAGCAGACATGCTCAGTCTTCAACTTCCAGCTGCAAAGACACTCCAGGACCCCCTCGTGGATCCTCTGTCCCGGGGTGAAGGTGTGGGGCTGCACCTGGGCACCGGGCTCTCCCGGGGGAACTGGCAGGCGTGACGGCACTTCAGGGGCTTCCCTGGGTCTCGTCCTCTGATCCCAGGTGCACCTGAGTTGGCTCATACTGGTTTGCTAGAACCATCTGTAAAATTTTGGGAAATTTTACCAACCAGTTGTTAAATGCAGCCAATACTAAaactactaaaaaaaattaaattaaattaaattaagtagCAATTAAATATATTGCATTAAAACCAAAGGTAATAAGTACTCAAAACTCCTCACTTCCTAATTCTTTTATTAAGTTTTCATAGCCTTTATTTACCAGGACATTGCTGTCTGAGGGCCACAGGAAAGGGCGCTTGCCTTTCTGGTTGTTCCCCAAAGCAGGCAGGAGCGTTTGACTCCAGGTTCCCCAACACCCAAGAGCCCTGCCCTCCCGCTTCCCTGCGGCTCCACCCCTGGCCAAGAACTGCCTTCCCAGGAGAAGTCTTTCCTGACCAGCAGAGCGGTCTTCAGACTTTCAGCTGTATTCCAGTGTGTATTTTTCTCCAACCCCTTGTTCCAGAAAGAATGTATTGTGGCCAAGCTTCAACTGGGACCTCGGCTACCGTCCCAGCGCCCAGGGCCAGTGTATCAGGCTGTCCCGCCCCGGGGAGCTCCCCTCCTACAGGGAGGCCGTGTGACAGGTGCTTGCCTGGCCACACTCcctgtgcccccccaccccacggcCTCTTCCTCTGCGGCCTTGTGAGGGGCAGGCCTAGCCCCAGCCCCCTCTTGCTTACCCCTCTTTCAGAGAGTGGACGGCTGGGTGGCCACAGCTGTCTGGATGGACTCGTGGCCTGGGGACGGGGGGTGCAGGTGGCGGCTGCCTTGCGTGCCGTGGGAGCTGGGAAGGGCCGTGGGGCCTGGGGCTTCACACACCCAGGATTCCTGGGAGGAGCGTGTGACAGGAGGCCACAGTTCTGGCTCCAGGTCCTGGGTTCTGaactggggaaggaggtgggacccagcggaggtgggagggagctgcCCAGCCTCcagaccacggtgctgggaggccCTCTGGCTCACCCGGCCCCTGTTGAAATCCGCTTGCACACTTCACAAGAAGGAAAAGCCACTTCTCCCAGCTCAGTTAGCATCCGCGACTCCACTTCCACGTCCTTAACGGGCTGACCGCTCCGGGGCCTGCCCCCGACCCAGGGCTCGCGGGCTGGGTTTCAGCTCCTTAGTCTCATACTGCAAGCCGGAGAAAGCACTGCTGCCCTCCAGCGGCCACACGTGGGATCAAGCCCTACTAGGGCCTCCGGTCTGTGACAAATTCCTCTGTTTCAGTCCTGCAAGCAAAGGTGGAAACCCCACTCTGACTTGCTCTGCTTTGGCTTTAAAAATAACCCTGCATTTTACTCAAGTGGGAAAGTGAGGCTCCGGCTTGGGAATAAGAGATTCATTTCCAGGGCTGTCGAGCACAGTTTCTCAGCCACGGCACTGCTGACACCGGGAACGGGATAGCCCTTTGCTGCCGGGGCGGCCGTGAGCGGCGTGGGCagcacccctgccctcccagcgCTAGGTGCCAGCAGCGCACCCTCCCTCCAGCTGTGACAACCGAAAATCTCGCCGGACATCGCCAAATTCTAGAGACAGAATTGCCTccgttgagaaccactgatgtaggAAAAGCTGAGGGCACACCCTCTGGACACAGCCACCTAACTGAACTCTTAGGCACATGGCTATAAAGCTTCAACCTTTCAGCAGAAAACTGACCTGGAACTCTGGGTGGTTCCGAGTAGGGGGCAGGGAACAACAGGATCCCAGAGTAAGCCCGGTCCAGCTCCTCTCAGCCATCCCAAGGCTGGTTCACCTCTGCAGGTGGCCTGACACGGAGCGAGGCAGATGCCACTGACCGGGGTGGGCAGTCCCCCAGGGTCTTCCTGCTGCAAGAGCAGAGGCTACAGCGTCCATCCCGACTGCCGTCCCAGAGCACCCAGGAGGCTCTTAGACAGCCTGTCTGCATGGCCTCAGTGGTCAGCATGTCTGTTGTTCCCTCATTTAACATGTCCAGAGCAGCTATGATGTGCAGGTCACTCTGCCAGGCCCGGGGGAAATAAAGATCAAATGAGGTCCCTGGGCGTAAACAGATCATTAGACGACAGTGTgatgtggaggagaggggagaggaggggctgcaggaTATTTAGGAGTTCAGGCCCCAGTGCTCCATGGGGCGCCCCGAGGATGGGCTGCCCAGACCTGGGACAGTGAGATGTTGGCACTGTCTGTCGTCAGCCCGGCAGCCTTCCACTGAGCCTGCCGCAGGGGCAGGCTCGCTGTCTGAAAGTCCTTGTCGGGTCTCAAAGCTAGTCACAGGGTCTGAGTCAGCCTCAGGGCCCAGGGCGGCAGTGGTCTCCGGAAGGTCAGCGGAGGGCTGTCTCACTGTTTCAGGCAAGAGACCCACAGCCACAGCCTCTTGCTGGAAGGGCCTGGGGTGCCTGGGACCCAGACCCACCACGGAGCCACGCCCCAGGTGGAGGTCTCTCCCCCCGTGGCTCCGAGACCCCCAGGATTCTTTTCTCCCCTGTTGCTCGGTTTTCATGCCCGAGTCAGTCTGCTGCCTGTCTTAAACGACAGTGGCCTCGCTGGGATAATTCAGAGTGGGCTTAATGAGGGAAGAAAGACAGCTGGCAAGCAGAGGCGCGCCCGGGAGGCAGGAAGGTGGTGGGGGCAGTCTGGCTTCTCAAGCCCTTTGCCGAGGACAGAGGCCACGTGAAGAGAGGACATCCGATGAGCGGAGCTGCCCCGGGTGCACTCCGTGTCTCCTGCCCCCACTGCGTGGGCACTTGTGACGCAGACCAACCCCGGCTGACGTGCCGCGGCGGGGGAGCTGAGCTCCACTGGCACTTCAGTTTGAAATGGAGCAAGAGAGAGGCCCTCAGACCTTAGACAAAGCACATGGCCGGCTCAGTCTCTGTTTGGGTGGCCAGCCATCCTGGTTTAGCTTGAAAACCTGTCCTGGAAACTCCTCCGTACCAGCCAAGCAGAACAATTAGtctctgtctctgctccattCTCCCCGAATGGGATTCATCCCGCAGGGATTGAGGGTGGTCTGTAAAGGAGCCTGGTGGCGGGGTGCCCGGAAGAGCTGGGCTCTGGTGCCCCACAGATGGGACCCTTCTGTGTT
The sequence above is a segment of the Vicugna pacos chromosome 21, VicPac4, whole genome shotgun sequence genome. Coding sequences within it:
- the NMNAT2 gene encoding nicotinamide/nicotinic acid mononucleotide adenylyltransferase 2 isoform X2, whose translation is MVAGSQSPPHLPCMSLECRLARLRLAVTPGEKSLWLVYGKWLRERKDYWQEVQPEFLSNWRGKRHIETQKECRPLDQREGPTRTMTETTKTHVILLACGSFNPITKGHIQMFERARDYLHKTGRFIVIGGIVSPVHDSYGKQGLVSSRHRLIMCQLAVQNSDWIRVDPWECYQDTWQTTCSVLEHHRDLMKRVTGCILSNVNTPSMTPVTGQPQNETTQPVYQNSNVPTKPTAGAKSKKEKSVFHVPFKCRRCSSARYRHICETHIRKVGENRQYAGTSVVAFSSSGIADAFNFPFYIYSSLIFSNFSTV